The genomic region CTGATCCGTGCTCGGCAGTTGCTCAAGCAAACGCCGATGTCGATCATCGAAGTGGCGTCGGTGTGCGGGTTTGTCTCCACGCCGCACTTCTCCAAGTGCTACCGCGAATACTTCGGCATTCCGCCGCGGGATGAGCGCGTGGGTTCCAATACCACGCAGCAGGTGGCGATGATGCCGATTCCGCAGGCGCTGGTGTTGTCACCGTTGTCCGGGCCGTTGTCGGCGTTGAGCCAGGCCAGGAATGAGTCGACTTTCGCCAGCGTAAGGCTCTAGACCGCGTCGCCTGCATCGCAGGCAAGCCAGCTCTCACACTTGACCGCGTTTTTTCAGTAGGAACGCGGTCGAATGTGGGAGCGGGCTTGCTCGCGAATGCGGTATATCAGGCGCCAGAGTTCTGCCGAAACTGCACCAACGCCGGCAACAACTGCTTGTCGATCGCCTGCCTCACCGCCGGCAAGATCGTCGCGCTGCCGGTGTACATCTGCTCAACCATGTTCTTCAGCGCCTTGGCCCGCGCTTCACTCAAGCCGCGCACCGCACATTCACAAGCCTGCTCGGCGGTAGCGCCGCTGGACACTTCGAAACCCAACGACCGCAGCTGGCCCAGCAGGTCATCCTGGTCAATCAAATCCGCGTGCATCATGACGTTTATCCTTGTTAGGGGAGCGGGGGACTGAGGTCGATTCTGGTAGGCCATCACCGAGTCGGCAAGGCCTGAATTCGCGAATGTCCGGCACACCTATGAACAGGTCGTTTTCGGCTAACTCGCAAGGCAGGGGAGTGTGCACACTGGCACCAAGCAAGCAGCTTGAAGGTTTGGTCACCCTCGGGATGCGCAGCTCAAACAAAGCACTCTGCCCCGATCCTGTCACGGCTGGATCGGGGCTTTTTTTGGCTGGGATTTGTGGGGGCGCAACTGGCCTCATCGCAGGCAAGCCAGCTCCCACATTTGAAGGTATTCACAAATCAAAATGTGGGAGCTGGCTTGCCTGCGATAGCGGTCTACCTCTGCAACACCAATATCCTGGACAGCAGTTCATCGCGGTCGATGTAGCAGCCCTGGAAATGCCGGGCGCCGGACGCCGGGTCGAAGGCATTGCGCGCATGCAGGGTCCGGCGATTATCAAAGCACCACAGCTCGCCCGGATTCAGCCGTTTGACCAGCCGAAAACGCTCCTCCCGGGTCATCGCAATAAACCGCCGATAGGCGCGATACAGCAAGGGCATCTGCTCTGCCGGTGCCTCAAATGGCCCGCGCAGAAAGTTGGCCATGCGAATCTCGGCGACCTCCCCCAACGCATCCAGCGCAATGATTGGCGCCAGCCGGCGATAGTCGCTGTGACGGTCCTTGTTGCGAAACTCCACCGGGATCTCGCACAGCGCGCGAAAGGCTTCGGGGTCTTCATCGCGCAACGCCCGGGCGATGGCGAAACCATCAACGAAAATACTCTCGCCACCGTCGGCGTCGTTCACCAGGCAATGCAAAAACTGCAGCCCGGGTTGCAGCTCCCGCGTCGGCAAATCACTGTGCAGCGGCAGGTTGAAAGCGGTGTAGGCGTTGCTGTCGGCATCGGCCTTGGATTGCACGTTGAACAACACACCGAAGTTGCTCTCGCGGATGAACGAAATGCGCTTGGCGATCAGTGCCAGGGAGCCGGGTTCTGTGGGCACGCCACGCACTTGCGTAAGGCCGCTGTCACGCAGGGCCAGCAGCCAGTGCAGCAGGGCTTTCGGGTCTTCCATCAGTGCTGCGTAGTCGAATACGGGCAGCTCGAAACTACGGTCCCACAGTCTGGATTTCGGCTTGGCCGCCCGGCGTTCAGCGCGGGACTCATCGTCGTAGGCGTGCGCCCGCAGCCAGCCGGGATCGTACTGGCTGTGATGCCCGCCACTCCATTCAACCGTCAGCAAACCCTGGTCGATACGCGCGCTGACAGCCGTGAGGTGTTCGTCCACATCGACGATTTCCAGCACCTGCTCACGGGTCACGCTGTACACACAGGACGGGCACGGGCAGTTGTCCCGCAGCCACTGGTGATGGAACGGGCTGACCCGCCCATCGGCCCATTGCACGCTGAGGTGGTCGTTGTGCACCTGCACCTCGGCCAGGTCGCTGATCAGTGGGTAAGTACGGAAGTCGGCAACAGCAGCGGCGGTTTGCATGGCGATTCCTTATTTTTGGGGTGGCAGTCCAATCACGCGGCCGAGCAAGGCGGGTTTCGGCAGGTCGGTCTGTTCGGCGCGGATACTTGCAAGCTTGCCCAGCACTGCCTCGCTGAACGGCGCTGAGTGCGGGCCGGCGAGGTCGACGTGGAGCAACATTTGCTCGTTGCCGGCCAGCTCCTTTTCGTCGCCCACCAGATGCAGGCTGTGATAGAGGTGCAAGCGTTTGCGGTCGTGGGCGATGAGTTGGGTGTGCACTTCGACGGCGGCGCCCAGCTTTACTTCGTGCAGGTAGTTGAGGTGCAACTCCAGGGTGAACAGCGAGTTGCCGCTGGCTTCGCGGTTTTCGCTGTCCAGGCCCAGGATGTCCATCAGCGCATCGGTGGCGTAGCTGAAGATCAGCAGGTAGAACGCATCGCGCAGGTGGCCGTTGTAGTCGACCCACTCGGGGAGGATTTTGGTGGTGTAGGTGGTCAATGCGGCCATGGTTCGGTTCCCGGTAGGTACTCGGTCAAAATGTGGGAGCTGGCTTGCCTGCGATGGCGGCGGTGAATCCAACATCGCTATCGCAGGCAAGCCAGCGCCCACAGAGAATCAACAGCGATTATTCGGCGAAGGTCATACCGTGTTTTTCCTTGGTCGTCTTCACTGCTTCCAGCACCGCCAGCAGGCAATCATCACGATAGCGCTCCAGGGCCGAAATGCTGTGTTTGCCCAACTGATCGCTGGTTCCATCCACCACGTCGTCAATCAACTTGTCGGTCAGTTCCGGGGCCGGCAAATAGGTCCACGGCAACTGCAACGCCGGGCCGAACTGCGCCATGAAGTGGCGCATCCCGGCATCACCGCCGGCCAGGGTATAGGTCAGGAACGTCCCCATGAATGACCAGCGCAAACCGGCGCCAAAGCGAATCGCATCGTCAATCTCGCCGGTGGTTGCCACGCCATCGTTGACCAAGTGCAACGCCTCACGCCACAAGGCTTCCAGCAGACGGTCAGCGATAAAACCGGGCACTTCCTTACGCACATGCAAAGGGCGCATGCCGAGGGATTCGTACACGTTGATCGCTGCCTGAATCGCTTCCGGCGCGGTGTTCTTTCCGCCAACCACTTCAACCAATGGCAACAGGTAAACCGGGTTGAATGGATGGCCTACTACGCAGCGTTCCGGGTGCGTGGAACCTTCATAAAACTCGCTCGGCAACAGCCCCGAAGTACTCGAGCCAATCAAGGCATTCGGCTTGGCCGCCGCGCTGATCTTGCTGTGCAATTCCAGCTTCAATTCCAGGCGTTCCGGGGCGCTTTCCTGGATGAAGTCGGCGTCTTTCACGCACTCTTCAATCGTGGCCACAAAGCGCAAGCGGTCTTGCGAGGCGCCGGGTGCCAGGCCTTGTTTCTCGAGTGCGCCCCAGGCATTCGCGACACGTTTGCGCAGGGCCGCTTCGGCACCAGGCGCCGGGTCCCAGGCCACCACATCCAGGCCATGGGCCAGGGCGCGGGATACCCAGCCGCTGCCGATAACGCCGCTGCCCAGCGCGGCGAAGGTTTTGATTCCAGTGATAAAGCTCATGGCAAATTCCTAAAGAGTTCGGTGATTCTGTGTGAGAGCCAAGATCAAAATGTGGGAGCGGGCTTGCTCGCGAAAGCGGTGTGTCAGTTGATGCATTCGGTGGCTGATCCACCGCTTTCGCGAGCAAGCCCGCTCCCACATTTGATTCGGTTCCTGCAGGGCGTCGTGTGGTGAGCCTTAGCCGCGCTTGGTCAGGCCCATCTTCACGCGGCCTTCAGCCGGGGTCATGACCCGCGCACCCAAGCGGCTGAGGATTTCGCTGGCGCGTTCCACCAACTGGCCGTTGGTCGCCAGCACGCCCTTGTCCAGCCACAGGTTGTCTTCCAGGCCGACCCGCACGTTGCCGCCCAGCAGTACCGCTTGGGCCGCCATCGGCATCTGCATGCGGCCAATCCCGAAGCCGGCCCACACCGCGTCTGCCGGCAGGTTGTCGACCATGGCTTTCATGGTGGTGGTGTCGGCCGGTGCGCCCCACGGGATGCCCAGGCACAGCTGGAACAGCGGGTTGTCGAGCAAGCCTTCCTTGATCATCTGCTTGGCGAACCACAGGTGACCGGTGTCGAAAATTTCCAGCTCGGCTTTAACGCCCAGCTCCTGGATTCGTTTCGCGCCCGCTCGCAGCTGCGCCGGGGTGGAGACGTAAATGGTGTCGCCATCGCCGAAATTCAGGGTGCCGCAATCGAGGGTGCAGATTTCCGGCAGTAGCTCTTCCACGTGGGCCAGGCGGGTCAGCGGGCCCACCAGGTCGGTGTTGGGGCCGAACTCCATGGGGTTTTCTCCGCCACCGATTTCCAGGTCACCACCCATGCCGGCGGTGAGGTTGACGATGATGTCGACGTCCGCCTCGCGGATGCGCTCCATCACTTCGCGGTACAGCGCCACGTCGCGGCTGAACTTGCCGGTCTCGGGGTCACGTACGTGGCAATGCACCACGGTGGCACCGGCCTTGGCTGCTTCCACCGCCGCGGCAGCGATTTGTTTCGGAGTGACCGGCACGTGAGGGCTTCTGGCGGTCGTGTCGCCAGCACCGGTGAGTGCGCAGGTGATGATGACGTCATGGTTCATGGGGCAGGTTCCTTGCAGGCGTGATTTTCAGGCGTAGTCATACCGTTCGCAGTCAGGAGCGGCTGCGAAACGGTGATTCAAAACGGGTTATTTTCTGGTCAATTGCAGGTTGGCCGCGGCGGGTTTGCCGTCGAAGGTGGTCACGCCTTCCAGCCAGCGCTGCTGGTCTTGCGGGTGGTCCTTGAGCCATTGCTTGGCCGATTCGAAAGCGTCCTTGTGATCCAGCAGCGGCTGCATCATCCGGCTCTCGTCGGCGGCGGTGAAGGTCAGGTTGCTGAGCAACTTGTGCACGTTGGGGCATTGCTCGGCGTAGGTCGGCGACGTGACAGACCACACGGTGGCCATGCCTTCGTTCGGGCCCAGCGCGTCATCACTGCCGGTGAGGTAAGTCATCGCCACGTTGACGTTCATCGGGTGCGGCGCCCAGCCGAAGAACACCACGTCCTCCTTGCGACGCACGGCGCGGTCGACGGCGGCGAGCATGCCGGCCTCGCTGGATTCCACCAGTTGGAACTTGCCGAGGCCAAACTGATTCTTGGCAATCATCGCCTTGATCTGGGTGTTGGCGCCCGAGCCTGGTTCAATGCCGTAGATCTTGCCGCCCAGTTCTTTTTCAAACTTGGCGATGTCGGCGAAGGTCTTCAGGCCTTTGTCGGCCAGGTAAGTCGGCACCGCCAACGTAGCGCGGGCGTCTTCCAGCGACGGTTTGTCGAGCACCTTGACCTGCTTGGCCTCGACAAACGGGGTGATGGTCTGAGTCATCAGCGGGTTCCAGTAGCCCAGGAACATGTCCAGGCGCTGGTCGCGAATCCCGGCAAAGATGATTTGCTGGGACGCGCTGGTCTGTTTGGTCTTGTAGCCGAGGCCGTCGAGCAACACTTGGGTCATGGCGCTGGTGGCGATTACGTCGGTCCAGTTCACCACGCCCATGCGCACGTTCTGGCAAGAAGCCGCATCGGCTGCCATGACGTTGGTGCTCAAAATGGCGCTGGCGCTGAGTGCGAGCACGCAGCGGCTGATCAGTCGGTTCATGGTGGTTCCCTCGGCAGGTTGTTATTGTGGGTTCCGGCGTCTTTGTGCACCGTGCAGCCAAGTTACGCAGCTTGGTCCCCGACAAAACGCACGGCGGCGACCAGCTCTTGCACTGCAGCGACCTGCCCCCTTGAATGACCGAATGAACTGGCGTATCACAGTGACCACGCTGTCCGTCCTACGAGAGCGCTCCATGTCCCAGGATTTCTACTTTCTGCTGATGCCGGGCTTCTCTGCCATCGGCTTTATCTCCGCGATCGAACCTTTGCGTGTCGCCAATCGTTTTCGTGGCGAGCTGTACCGCTGGCACGTCTTGAGTGCCGACGGCGGCGCGGTGCTGGCGAGCAATGGCATGTCGGTCAACGCCGACGCCGCACTGGAGCCGCTGAAAAAAGGCGCTACCTTATTGGTGGTGGCCGGCTTCGAACCGCTGAAGTTCGCCACGCCAGCGCTGGAGCACTGGCTGCGCCGCCTCGATCACGACGGCGTGACCCTCGGCGCCATCGACACCGGTGCTTGCGTCCTCGCTGAAGCCGGCCTGCTCGACGGCCACCGCCTGACCCTGCACTGGGAAGCCATCGACGCCTTCAAGGAGTCTTATCCACAGCTGGCAGTGACCCAGGAGCTGTTCGAGATCGACCGCCGGCGCATCACCTCGGCGGGCGGCACCGCCTCCATCGACCTGATGCTCGACCTGATCAGCCAGGCCCACGGGCCCGAATTGGCGATCCAGGTGTCCGAACAGTTCGTGCTCGGCCGCATCCGCCCGCGCAAAGACCACCAACGCATGCAGATCGCCACGCGCTACGGCATCAACAACAAGAAGTTGGTGCAGGTGATTGGGGAGATGGAACAGCACACGGAACCGCCGCTGAGCACCTTGGCGTTGGCGGAAGCGATCAAGGTCACGCGGCGGCAGTTGGAGCGACTGTTTCGGCTGCACCTGAACGACACGCCGAGTAATTTCTACCTGGGCTTGCGCCTGGAGAAGGCCCGGCAGCTATTGCGCCAGAGCGACCTGAGTGTGCTGGAGGTGAGTATTGCGTGCGGGTTTGAGTCGCCGTCGTATTTCACCCGCAGTTACCGGGCTAGGTTTGCCAAGTGCCCAAGGGAGGATCGGCGACGGGAAGCGGTATGAGCACCGCTCTCGAGAACAACACAGATCAAATGTGGGAGCTGGCTTGCCTGCGATAGCGGTCTTTCAGTGCCAGATGTACTGGCTGATACACTGCTATCGCAGGCAAGCCGGCTCCCACATTAGATATGTGGTGTGGCTTATTTCTTCATCAATGCCGAACACGCGGCTTTGAAGGCCTCATGCTGATACTTGTTCAGCGTCGCCGGCAGGGCGAAGTCGTGTTTCTTGTTCTGCGCATTGATGGTCTGCGGCGACAGTAGCGTCACCTCAACACCCTCCAGCAGCTGAAACACGCCTTCTATCTTGAACGTGGTCGGGCCACCGGCGAATTCGCCTTTCTTGCTGCGCTTCTTGATGGCGATGCGAGTGATGGCGTTTTCCCGCACAAACGCACTCACCTGGGCGGCGAACGCTTTGACATTGGCCGCCTCATCGTCGTCTTCAAGGGCGATTTTCTTGGTGGCCAGGGCTACATGGCTCAATGCCTGACCGTCCAGCGAGGCGACAGCGATAATGGCTTCACTGCCTTTGATTTCGA from Pseudomonas yamanorum harbors:
- a CDS encoding choline ABC transporter substrate-binding protein: MNRLISRCVLALSASAILSTNVMAADAASCQNVRMGVVNWTDVIATSAMTQVLLDGLGYKTKQTSASQQIIFAGIRDQRLDMFLGYWNPLMTQTITPFVEAKQVKVLDKPSLEDARATLAVPTYLADKGLKTFADIAKFEKELGGKIYGIEPGSGANTQIKAMIAKNQFGLGKFQLVESSEAGMLAAVDRAVRRKEDVVFFGWAPHPMNVNVAMTYLTGSDDALGPNEGMATVWSVTSPTYAEQCPNVHKLLSNLTFTAADESRMMQPLLDHKDAFESAKQWLKDHPQDQQRWLEGVTTFDGKPAAANLQLTRK
- a CDS encoding thioesterase family protein, with amino-acid sequence MAALTTYTTKILPEWVDYNGHLRDAFYLLIFSYATDALMDILGLDSENREASGNSLFTLELHLNYLHEVKLGAAVEVHTQLIAHDRKRLHLYHSLHLVGDEKELAGNEQMLLHVDLAGPHSAPFSEAVLGKLASIRAEQTDLPKPALLGRVIGLPPQK
- a CDS encoding L-carnitine dehydrogenase; this translates as MSFITGIKTFAALGSGVIGSGWVSRALAHGLDVVAWDPAPGAEAALRKRVANAWGALEKQGLAPGASQDRLRFVATIEECVKDADFIQESAPERLELKLELHSKISAAAKPNALIGSSTSGLLPSEFYEGSTHPERCVVGHPFNPVYLLPLVEVVGGKNTAPEAIQAAINVYESLGMRPLHVRKEVPGFIADRLLEALWREALHLVNDGVATTGEIDDAIRFGAGLRWSFMGTFLTYTLAGGDAGMRHFMAQFGPALQLPWTYLPAPELTDKLIDDVVDGTSDQLGKHSISALERYRDDCLLAVLEAVKTTKEKHGMTFAE
- a CDS encoding gamma-butyrobetaine dioxygenase yields the protein MQTAAAVADFRTYPLISDLAEVQVHNDHLSVQWADGRVSPFHHQWLRDNCPCPSCVYSVTREQVLEIVDVDEHLTAVSARIDQGLLTVEWSGGHHSQYDPGWLRAHAYDDESRAERRAAKPKSRLWDRSFELPVFDYAALMEDPKALLHWLLALRDSGLTQVRGVPTEPGSLALIAKRISFIRESNFGVLFNVQSKADADSNAYTAFNLPLHSDLPTRELQPGLQFLHCLVNDADGGESIFVDGFAIARALRDEDPEAFRALCEIPVEFRNKDRHSDYRRLAPIIALDALGEVAEIRMANFLRGPFEAPAEQMPLLYRAYRRFIAMTREERFRLVKRLNPGELWCFDNRRTLHARNAFDPASGARHFQGCYIDRDELLSRILVLQR
- a CDS encoding GlxA family transcriptional regulator → MSQDFYFLLMPGFSAIGFISAIEPLRVANRFRGELYRWHVLSADGGAVLASNGMSVNADAALEPLKKGATLLVVAGFEPLKFATPALEHWLRRLDHDGVTLGAIDTGACVLAEAGLLDGHRLTLHWEAIDAFKESYPQLAVTQELFEIDRRRITSAGGTASIDLMLDLISQAHGPELAIQVSEQFVLGRIRPRKDHQRMQIATRYGINNKKLVQVIGEMEQHTEPPLSTLALAEAIKVTRRQLERLFRLHLNDTPSNFYLGLRLEKARQLLRQSDLSVLEVSIACGFESPSYFTRSYRARFAKCPREDRRREAV
- a CDS encoding BKACE family enzyme, whose product is MNHDVIITCALTGAGDTTARSPHVPVTPKQIAAAAVEAAKAGATVVHCHVRDPETGKFSRDVALYREVMERIREADVDIIVNLTAGMGGDLEIGGGENPMEFGPNTDLVGPLTRLAHVEELLPEICTLDCGTLNFGDGDTIYVSTPAQLRAGAKRIQELGVKAELEIFDTGHLWFAKQMIKEGLLDNPLFQLCLGIPWGAPADTTTMKAMVDNLPADAVWAGFGIGRMQMPMAAQAVLLGGNVRVGLEDNLWLDKGVLATNGQLVERASEILSRLGARVMTPAEGRVKMGLTKRG
- a CDS encoding DUF3010 family protein, with translation MTICGIEIKGSEAIIAVASLDGQALSHVALATKKIALEDDDEAANVKAFAAQVSAFVRENAITRIAIKKRSKKGEFAGGPTTFKIEGVFQLLEGVEVTLLSPQTINAQNKKHDFALPATLNKYQHEAFKAACSALMKK